From Vespula vulgaris chromosome 11, iyVesVulg1.1, whole genome shotgun sequence, the proteins below share one genomic window:
- the LOC127067784 gene encoding N-acylneuraminate-9-phosphatase, producing the protein MGNSVSRNLIATTYRLAEELTQEYGIPEEVSIKVTTTYLKLFRKCPDNSTCTLDAWRMILWNKALGEKLSYLAKKVYERWLHLRYQYLALESDTIVLLRRLRKKYLLGLITNGPSNAQWEKVRKLSLEQYFDVILVSGDLPWEKPEARIFEEACQFLNVTPSNCIMIGDKLETDILGGIEAGFGATVWIPIIDKPRLSVEDPQPDFTVRRLMDISNILNRKPGAPELEDTSSNASDGS; encoded by the exons ATGGGTAATTCTGTATCCAGAAATCTTATAGCCACAACTTATAGA CTGGCCGAGGAGCTGACACAAGAATATGGAATTCCTGAAGAAGTATCCATAAAAGTTACAACTACATATTTGAAGCTCTTCAGAAAATGTCCAGATAATAGTACCTGCACATTAGATGCCTGGCGAATGATATTATGGAATAAAGCATTAGGAGAAAAACTTTCATATTTAGCCAAAAAAGTTTACGAACGTTGGCTACATTTAAGATACCAATATTTGGCATTAGAATCTGATACGATCGTATTACTTCGAcggttgagaaaaaaatatttattgggATTAATAACGAATGGACCGTCGAATGCACAATgggagaaagtgagaaaactTTCATTAGAACAATACTTTGATGTTATTTTAGTATCAGGTGACTTGCCATGGGAAAAGCCGGAAGCAAGAATTTTTGAAGAGGCATGTCAGTTTCTTAATGTGACACCCAGTAATTGCATAATGATTGGTGATAAATTAGAAACAGATATCTTAG GTGGAATAGAAGCAGGCTTTGGTGCCACCGTATGGATACCAATTATAGATAAACCACGCTTGTCTGTAGAAGATCCACAACCTGATTTTACTGTAAGACGTTTAAtggatatttcaaatatattgaaCCGTAAACCAGGTGCTCCAGAACTTGAAGATACTTCCTCTAATGCTTCTGATGGCAGTTAA
- the LOC127067714 gene encoding alpha-methylacyl-CoA racemase isoform X1, translated as MALKGIKVIEMAGLAPGPFCGMLLAEFGASVIRVDKVGNGQEYPDFVAHGKRSIALDLKTEEGVDIFKKMCNCNDVIIDPFRKGVMDKMKIGPDDIMQINKRIIYARLTGFGQKGPYANMAGHDINFLSYILLLQQMNCFHLGLLSLFGRANEKPTPPVNLAADFAGGGLICALGIILALLERNRSNLGQVVDVSMVEGTAYLGSWFFRSQLMKFLWGKPRGQNILDTGTHFYNTYETKDKRYMAVGAIESKFYNILLEKLGLVEDEVPQFQNFDKNHALFADIFKTKTQAQWCAIFDGVDACVTPILNLKDTLHHPHNKENETFKVTEDNCVIPNPSPRLSRTPGISMATCKIPEQGEHSIEILTELGFNCQEIDNFVRNKVVTQALSQCKL; from the exons atggctttaaaaggaataaaagttATAGAAATGGCTGGACTTGCACCAGGGCCATTTTGTGGAATGTTATTAGCAGAATTTGGAGCTTCTGTAATAAGAGTAGACAAA gttGGAAATGGCCAAGAATATCCGGATTTTGTTGCTCATGGAAAACGATCTATAGCATTAGATTTAAAAACAGAGGAGGGTGTTgacatttttaagaaaatgtgTAATTGTAATGATGTAATAATAGATCCCTTTCGTAAAG GTGTCATggacaaaatgaaaattggaCCTGATGATATAATGcagataaataaacgaatcatTTATGCCAGATTAACTGGATTTGGACAAAAAGGTCCTTATGCAAATATGGCAGGtcatgatattaatttt ttatcatatattttattgcttCAACAAATGAATTGTTTTCACTTAGGGTTACTTTCATTATTCGGACGTGCTAATGAGAAACCAACACCACCTGTCAATTTAGCTGCTGATTTTGCTGGTGGTGGTTTAATATGTGCTCTAGGTATAATTTTAGCACTTTTGGAACGTAATCGTAGTAATTTAGGCCAAGTTGTAGATGTTTCTATGGTAGAAGGTACAGCATATTTAGGAAGTTGGTTCTTCAGGTCTCAGTTAATGAAGTTTCTTTGGGGTAAACCACGTGGTCAGAATAT ATTAGATACAGGcacacatttttataatacttatgaAACAAAGGATAAACGTTATATGGCAGTTGGTGCTATTGAgtcaaaattttataatattttattagaaaaacttGGTTTAGTTGAGGATGAAGTACCACAATTccaaaattttgataaaaatcatgCATTGTTTGCTGATATATTTAAGACAAAAACGCAGGCTCAATGGTGTGCTATTTTTGATGGTGTAGATGCTTGTGTAACaccaattttaaatttaaaggaCACACTGCATCATCCACATAATAAGGAAAATGAAACTTTCAAAGTTACAGAAGATAATTGTGTAATACCAAATCCTTCACCACGATTATCTCGTACACCTGGTATCTCAATGGCAACTTGTAAAATTCCAGAACAAGGAGAACATAGTATTGAAATTCTTACTGAATTAGGGTTTAATTGTCAGGAGATCGACAATTTTGTTAGAAACAAGGTAGTTACACAAGCTCTATCTCAgtgtaaattataa
- the LOC127067709 gene encoding MATH and LRR domain-containing protein PFE0570w-like isoform X3 yields the protein MKMQATDTESNDQNTYQNHSISKSKKISQDQQKTNGKKHIKDSSSKKHRQHFQCIIQRKCRCDEKPIYITCGNPFNSPVNLHHSDSDTSSNSVIHEDHASSSLSSPIQIYTCKRADIQAKEDARYTKFAYEITKEIIKSGIYTDKELNEIFKKHLKRYRNTLDLHRMLKEIYQLKIFLNISEESDESDNDNIELLNTNEIRQHEIRPPTPPKVLDENKVIGKLLSYQKLMEIQCNKEPRQRKSVILIDANPELLITERDVLTSLLEVGIDPKQAENICKSLHQKSMETILDNMAELNIETLPNKSDANLQTESTNCAENCNEDFTNKEILVEVNNKSSTTDDLSSKQDEIIQTLRSPVTLLNDNYTEPMCSTFSRLHQEEHLPSNVADEVTQTEVQINVGSRKNINKSGVHITEIYEEKKRIINENMQVPSIAQTDILAWSREKLAEIKANTSNDIEIPVEKNDYEYRIPITKSTEELLSNNKGKKNTKNPHINEQAKLTNPTKKFKKETNPSKPVENPKAVDNKPIKRNFNRSTKGVSQKRNPESNKSVPNPNKTKNTKGKEKINESIQKVSTSTCISSTCGICITKLNMHRRENSKCITNDEKFENNIIQQENEEEQDEIKMNESELNKYESVVNEKIQTSLNQTKKNNKKKIINVNDVT from the exons atgaaaatgcaaGCTACTGATACTGAGAGTAATGATCAAAATACTTACCAAAATCATTCAATATCcaaatcaaaaaaaatatcacaagATCAACAAAAAACTAATGGAAAAAAGCATATCAAAGATTCAAGTTCAAAAAAACATAGACAACATTTTCAATGCATCATTCAGAG aaaatgtaggtGTGATGAAAAACCAATTTATATTACTTGTGGAAATCCTTTTAACTCACCCGTAAATCTACATCATTCTGATTCTGACACAAGTTCTAATTCTGTTATACATGAAGACCATGCTTCTTCATCATTATCAAGTccaatacaaatttatacatGTAAACGTGCAGACATCCAAGCAAAAGAGGATGCAAGATATACTAAATTTGCTTATGAGATTaccaaagaaattattaaaagcgGTATATATACCGATAAAGAactgaatgaaatatttaaaaaacatttaaaacgATATAGAAATACACTTGATCTG catagaatgttaaaagaaatatatcaattgaaaatttttttaaatatatcagaAGAATCTGATGAAtcagataatgataatatagaattacttaatacaaatgaaatacgGCAACATGAAATCAgaccaccaacaccaccaaAGGTACTAGATGAGAACAAAGTAATAGGAAAGTTATTATCCTATCaaaaattaatggaaattCAATGCAATAAAGAACCAAGACAGAGAAAATCAGTTATTTTGATTGATGCAAATCCAGAACTCCTTATAACAGAACGTGATGTGCTTACATCATTATTAGAAGTTGGTATAGATCCTAAACAAgcagaaaatatttgtaaaagttTACATCAGAAGAGCATGGAAACTATTCTTGACAATATG gcagaattaaatatagaaacaCTTCCTAATAAATCAGATGCGAATCTTCAAACAGAAAGTACAAATTGTGCGGAAAACTGTAATGAAGATTTTACTAACAAAGAGATTTTGGTAGAAGTGAATAATAAGAGTTCAACCACTGATGATCTTTCATCAAAACAAGATGAAATAATCCAAACACTGCGAAGCCCAGTAACTCTACTCAATGATAATTATACAGAGCC AATGTGCTCGACATTTTCGCGATTACACCAAGAAGAGCACTTGCCATCGAATGTTGCGGATGAGGTCACTCAAACTGAAGTACAAATAAATGTTGgttcaagaaaaaatataaacaaatcaGGAGTACACATAACAGAAatatatgaagaaaagaaaagaattataaatgaaaatatgcaGGTTCCAAGTATTGCTCAAACTGATATCCTTGCGTGGAGTCGTGAAAAATTAGCTGAAATCAAAGCCAATACATCAAATGATATTGAAATACcggtagaaaaaaatgattacgaaTATCGAATACCAATAACTAAATCAACAGAAGAActtctttcaaataataaaggaaagaaaaatacaaaaaatccTCACATAAATGAACAg gcAAAGCTAACAAATCCAAcgaaaaaatttaagaaagaaacaaatccaTCAAAACCTGTTGAAAATCCAAAAGCTGTTGATAATAAGCCAATAAAACGTAATTTTAACAGATCAACAAAAGGTGTATCGCAAAAAAGGAACCCAGAATCAAATAAATCAGTACCAAATCCAAACAAGACAAAGAATactaaaggaaaagaaaagattaatgaaTCGATTCAAAAGGTATCGACAAGTACTTGTATTTCAAGTACTTGTGGTATCTGTATTACAAAATTGAATATgcatagaagagaaaattctAAATGTATTACTAACGACGAGAAATTTGAAAACAACATAATACaacaagaaaatgaagag GAACAAGATGAAATAAAGATGAATGAAtcagaattaaataaatacgaatcaGTAGTCAACGAAAAAATACAAACTTCTTTAAATCAAACTaagaagaataacaaaaaaaaaattataaacgtaaatgatgtaacataa
- the LOC127067714 gene encoding alpha-methylacyl-CoA racemase isoform X2 — MALKGIKVIEMAGLAPGPFCGMLLAEFGASVIRVDKVGNGQEYPDFVAHGKRSIALDLKTEEGVDIFKKMCNCNDVIIDPFRKGVMDKMKIGPDDIMQINKRIIYARLTGFGQKGPYANMAGHDINFVGLSGLLSLFGRANEKPTPPVNLAADFAGGGLICALGIILALLERNRSNLGQVVDVSMVEGTAYLGSWFFRSQLMKFLWGKPRGQNILDTGTHFYNTYETKDKRYMAVGAIESKFYNILLEKLGLVEDEVPQFQNFDKNHALFADIFKTKTQAQWCAIFDGVDACVTPILNLKDTLHHPHNKENETFKVTEDNCVIPNPSPRLSRTPGISMATCKIPEQGEHSIEILTELGFNCQEIDNFVRNKVVTQALSQCKL, encoded by the exons atggctttaaaaggaataaaagttATAGAAATGGCTGGACTTGCACCAGGGCCATTTTGTGGAATGTTATTAGCAGAATTTGGAGCTTCTGTAATAAGAGTAGACAAA gttGGAAATGGCCAAGAATATCCGGATTTTGTTGCTCATGGAAAACGATCTATAGCATTAGATTTAAAAACAGAGGAGGGTGTTgacatttttaagaaaatgtgTAATTGTAATGATGTAATAATAGATCCCTTTCGTAAAG GTGTCATggacaaaatgaaaattggaCCTGATGATATAATGcagataaataaacgaatcatTTATGCCAGATTAACTGGATTTGGACAAAAAGGTCCTTATGCAAATATGGCAGGtcatgatattaattttgtaggTTTGTCAG GGTTACTTTCATTATTCGGACGTGCTAATGAGAAACCAACACCACCTGTCAATTTAGCTGCTGATTTTGCTGGTGGTGGTTTAATATGTGCTCTAGGTATAATTTTAGCACTTTTGGAACGTAATCGTAGTAATTTAGGCCAAGTTGTAGATGTTTCTATGGTAGAAGGTACAGCATATTTAGGAAGTTGGTTCTTCAGGTCTCAGTTAATGAAGTTTCTTTGGGGTAAACCACGTGGTCAGAATAT ATTAGATACAGGcacacatttttataatacttatgaAACAAAGGATAAACGTTATATGGCAGTTGGTGCTATTGAgtcaaaattttataatattttattagaaaaacttGGTTTAGTTGAGGATGAAGTACCACAATTccaaaattttgataaaaatcatgCATTGTTTGCTGATATATTTAAGACAAAAACGCAGGCTCAATGGTGTGCTATTTTTGATGGTGTAGATGCTTGTGTAACaccaattttaaatttaaaggaCACACTGCATCATCCACATAATAAGGAAAATGAAACTTTCAAAGTTACAGAAGATAATTGTGTAATACCAAATCCTTCACCACGATTATCTCGTACACCTGGTATCTCAATGGCAACTTGTAAAATTCCAGAACAAGGAGAACATAGTATTGAAATTCTTACTGAATTAGGGTTTAATTGTCAGGAGATCGACAATTTTGTTAGAAACAAGGTAGTTACACAAGCTCTATCTCAgtgtaaattataa
- the LOC127067709 gene encoding MATH and LRR domain-containing protein PFE0570w-like isoform X1, with protein sequence MIRFHNSEINLKSSVYNLAGENYFEQLSAYNSMRFHIRRILLAKSVVDSRNKKYINNKKRQLKVQLSRRYSLDNLIDQLAFDTKHHPVDMLRMNLDKYSSYCVEEENSDIYPCNIDNIDFQEMKMQATDTESNDQNTYQNHSISKSKKISQDQQKTNGKKHIKDSSSKKHRQHFQCIIQRKCRCDEKPIYITCGNPFNSPVNLHHSDSDTSSNSVIHEDHASSSLSSPIQIYTCKRADIQAKEDARYTKFAYEITKEIIKSGIYTDKELNEIFKKHLKRYRNTLDLHRMLKEIYQLKIFLNISEESDESDNDNIELLNTNEIRQHEIRPPTPPKVLDENKVIGKLLSYQKLMEIQCNKEPRQRKSVILIDANPELLITERDVLTSLLEVGIDPKQAENICKSLHQKSMETILDNMAELNIETLPNKSDANLQTESTNCAENCNEDFTNKEILVEVNNKSSTTDDLSSKQDEIIQTLRSPVTLLNDNYTEPMCSTFSRLHQEEHLPSNVADEVTQTEVQINVGSRKNINKSGVHITEIYEEKKRIINENMQVPSIAQTDILAWSREKLAEIKANTSNDIEIPVEKNDYEYRIPITKSTEELLSNNKGKKNTKNPHINEQAKLTNPTKKFKKETNPSKPVENPKAVDNKPIKRNFNRSTKGVSQKRNPESNKSVPNPNKTKNTKGKEKINESIQKVSTSTCISSTCGICITKLNMHRRENSKCITNDEKFENNIIQQENEEEQDEIKMNESELNKYESVVNEKIQTSLNQTKKNNKKKIINVNDVT encoded by the exons atgatacgatTTCACAATAGCGAAATAAATCTCAAAAGCAGtg tGTATAACCTGGCtggagaaaattattttgaacaGTTATCTGCATACAACTCTATGCGATTTCACATACGTCGAATTTTATTAGCAAAAAGTGTTGTGGAttctagaaataaaaaatatataaataacaagaaaagaCAGTTAAAAGTACAACTTTCCAGGAGATACAGTTTAGATAATTTAATTGATCAATTGGCTTTTGATACCAAGCATCATCCTGTG gatATGCTTCGGATGAATTTAGATAAATATTCTTCATATTGTGTAGAAGAGGAAAATAGTGATATATATCCATGTAATATAGACAATATAGATTttcaagaaatgaaaatgcaaGCTACTGATACTGAGAGTAATGATCAAAATACTTACCAAAATCATTCAATATCcaaatcaaaaaaaatatcacaagATCAACAAAAAACTAATGGAAAAAAGCATATCAAAGATTCAAGTTCAAAAAAACATAGACAACATTTTCAATGCATCATTCAGAG aaaatgtaggtGTGATGAAAAACCAATTTATATTACTTGTGGAAATCCTTTTAACTCACCCGTAAATCTACATCATTCTGATTCTGACACAAGTTCTAATTCTGTTATACATGAAGACCATGCTTCTTCATCATTATCAAGTccaatacaaatttatacatGTAAACGTGCAGACATCCAAGCAAAAGAGGATGCAAGATATACTAAATTTGCTTATGAGATTaccaaagaaattattaaaagcgGTATATATACCGATAAAGAactgaatgaaatatttaaaaaacatttaaaacgATATAGAAATACACTTGATCTG catagaatgttaaaagaaatatatcaattgaaaatttttttaaatatatcagaAGAATCTGATGAAtcagataatgataatatagaattacttaatacaaatgaaatacgGCAACATGAAATCAgaccaccaacaccaccaaAGGTACTAGATGAGAACAAAGTAATAGGAAAGTTATTATCCTATCaaaaattaatggaaattCAATGCAATAAAGAACCAAGACAGAGAAAATCAGTTATTTTGATTGATGCAAATCCAGAACTCCTTATAACAGAACGTGATGTGCTTACATCATTATTAGAAGTTGGTATAGATCCTAAACAAgcagaaaatatttgtaaaagttTACATCAGAAGAGCATGGAAACTATTCTTGACAATATG gcagaattaaatatagaaacaCTTCCTAATAAATCAGATGCGAATCTTCAAACAGAAAGTACAAATTGTGCGGAAAACTGTAATGAAGATTTTACTAACAAAGAGATTTTGGTAGAAGTGAATAATAAGAGTTCAACCACTGATGATCTTTCATCAAAACAAGATGAAATAATCCAAACACTGCGAAGCCCAGTAACTCTACTCAATGATAATTATACAGAGCC AATGTGCTCGACATTTTCGCGATTACACCAAGAAGAGCACTTGCCATCGAATGTTGCGGATGAGGTCACTCAAACTGAAGTACAAATAAATGTTGgttcaagaaaaaatataaacaaatcaGGAGTACACATAACAGAAatatatgaagaaaagaaaagaattataaatgaaaatatgcaGGTTCCAAGTATTGCTCAAACTGATATCCTTGCGTGGAGTCGTGAAAAATTAGCTGAAATCAAAGCCAATACATCAAATGATATTGAAATACcggtagaaaaaaatgattacgaaTATCGAATACCAATAACTAAATCAACAGAAGAActtctttcaaataataaaggaaagaaaaatacaaaaaatccTCACATAAATGAACAg gcAAAGCTAACAAATCCAAcgaaaaaatttaagaaagaaacaaatccaTCAAAACCTGTTGAAAATCCAAAAGCTGTTGATAATAAGCCAATAAAACGTAATTTTAACAGATCAACAAAAGGTGTATCGCAAAAAAGGAACCCAGAATCAAATAAATCAGTACCAAATCCAAACAAGACAAAGAATactaaaggaaaagaaaagattaatgaaTCGATTCAAAAGGTATCGACAAGTACTTGTATTTCAAGTACTTGTGGTATCTGTATTACAAAATTGAATATgcatagaagagaaaattctAAATGTATTACTAACGACGAGAAATTTGAAAACAACATAATACaacaagaaaatgaagag GAACAAGATGAAATAAAGATGAATGAAtcagaattaaataaatacgaatcaGTAGTCAACGAAAAAATACAAACTTCTTTAAATCAAACTaagaagaataacaaaaaaaaaattataaacgtaaatgatgtaacataa
- the LOC127067709 gene encoding MATH and LRR domain-containing protein PFE0570w-like isoform X2: MRFHIRRILLAKSVVDSRNKKYINNKKRQLKVQLSRRYSLDNLIDQLAFDTKHHPVDMLRMNLDKYSSYCVEEENSDIYPCNIDNIDFQEMKMQATDTESNDQNTYQNHSISKSKKISQDQQKTNGKKHIKDSSSKKHRQHFQCIIQRKCRCDEKPIYITCGNPFNSPVNLHHSDSDTSSNSVIHEDHASSSLSSPIQIYTCKRADIQAKEDARYTKFAYEITKEIIKSGIYTDKELNEIFKKHLKRYRNTLDLHRMLKEIYQLKIFLNISEESDESDNDNIELLNTNEIRQHEIRPPTPPKVLDENKVIGKLLSYQKLMEIQCNKEPRQRKSVILIDANPELLITERDVLTSLLEVGIDPKQAENICKSLHQKSMETILDNMAELNIETLPNKSDANLQTESTNCAENCNEDFTNKEILVEVNNKSSTTDDLSSKQDEIIQTLRSPVTLLNDNYTEPMCSTFSRLHQEEHLPSNVADEVTQTEVQINVGSRKNINKSGVHITEIYEEKKRIINENMQVPSIAQTDILAWSREKLAEIKANTSNDIEIPVEKNDYEYRIPITKSTEELLSNNKGKKNTKNPHINEQAKLTNPTKKFKKETNPSKPVENPKAVDNKPIKRNFNRSTKGVSQKRNPESNKSVPNPNKTKNTKGKEKINESIQKVSTSTCISSTCGICITKLNMHRRENSKCITNDEKFENNIIQQENEEEQDEIKMNESELNKYESVVNEKIQTSLNQTKKNNKKKIINVNDVT, from the exons ATGCGATTTCACATACGTCGAATTTTATTAGCAAAAAGTGTTGTGGAttctagaaataaaaaatatataaataacaagaaaagaCAGTTAAAAGTACAACTTTCCAGGAGATACAGTTTAGATAATTTAATTGATCAATTGGCTTTTGATACCAAGCATCATCCTGTG gatATGCTTCGGATGAATTTAGATAAATATTCTTCATATTGTGTAGAAGAGGAAAATAGTGATATATATCCATGTAATATAGACAATATAGATTttcaagaaatgaaaatgcaaGCTACTGATACTGAGAGTAATGATCAAAATACTTACCAAAATCATTCAATATCcaaatcaaaaaaaatatcacaagATCAACAAAAAACTAATGGAAAAAAGCATATCAAAGATTCAAGTTCAAAAAAACATAGACAACATTTTCAATGCATCATTCAGAG aaaatgtaggtGTGATGAAAAACCAATTTATATTACTTGTGGAAATCCTTTTAACTCACCCGTAAATCTACATCATTCTGATTCTGACACAAGTTCTAATTCTGTTATACATGAAGACCATGCTTCTTCATCATTATCAAGTccaatacaaatttatacatGTAAACGTGCAGACATCCAAGCAAAAGAGGATGCAAGATATACTAAATTTGCTTATGAGATTaccaaagaaattattaaaagcgGTATATATACCGATAAAGAactgaatgaaatatttaaaaaacatttaaaacgATATAGAAATACACTTGATCTG catagaatgttaaaagaaatatatcaattgaaaatttttttaaatatatcagaAGAATCTGATGAAtcagataatgataatatagaattacttaatacaaatgaaatacgGCAACATGAAATCAgaccaccaacaccaccaaAGGTACTAGATGAGAACAAAGTAATAGGAAAGTTATTATCCTATCaaaaattaatggaaattCAATGCAATAAAGAACCAAGACAGAGAAAATCAGTTATTTTGATTGATGCAAATCCAGAACTCCTTATAACAGAACGTGATGTGCTTACATCATTATTAGAAGTTGGTATAGATCCTAAACAAgcagaaaatatttgtaaaagttTACATCAGAAGAGCATGGAAACTATTCTTGACAATATG gcagaattaaatatagaaacaCTTCCTAATAAATCAGATGCGAATCTTCAAACAGAAAGTACAAATTGTGCGGAAAACTGTAATGAAGATTTTACTAACAAAGAGATTTTGGTAGAAGTGAATAATAAGAGTTCAACCACTGATGATCTTTCATCAAAACAAGATGAAATAATCCAAACACTGCGAAGCCCAGTAACTCTACTCAATGATAATTATACAGAGCC AATGTGCTCGACATTTTCGCGATTACACCAAGAAGAGCACTTGCCATCGAATGTTGCGGATGAGGTCACTCAAACTGAAGTACAAATAAATGTTGgttcaagaaaaaatataaacaaatcaGGAGTACACATAACAGAAatatatgaagaaaagaaaagaattataaatgaaaatatgcaGGTTCCAAGTATTGCTCAAACTGATATCCTTGCGTGGAGTCGTGAAAAATTAGCTGAAATCAAAGCCAATACATCAAATGATATTGAAATACcggtagaaaaaaatgattacgaaTATCGAATACCAATAACTAAATCAACAGAAGAActtctttcaaataataaaggaaagaaaaatacaaaaaatccTCACATAAATGAACAg gcAAAGCTAACAAATCCAAcgaaaaaatttaagaaagaaacaaatccaTCAAAACCTGTTGAAAATCCAAAAGCTGTTGATAATAAGCCAATAAAACGTAATTTTAACAGATCAACAAAAGGTGTATCGCAAAAAAGGAACCCAGAATCAAATAAATCAGTACCAAATCCAAACAAGACAAAGAATactaaaggaaaagaaaagattaatgaaTCGATTCAAAAGGTATCGACAAGTACTTGTATTTCAAGTACTTGTGGTATCTGTATTACAAAATTGAATATgcatagaagagaaaattctAAATGTATTACTAACGACGAGAAATTTGAAAACAACATAATACaacaagaaaatgaagag GAACAAGATGAAATAAAGATGAATGAAtcagaattaaataaatacgaatcaGTAGTCAACGAAAAAATACAAACTTCTTTAAATCAAACTaagaagaataacaaaaaaaaaattataaacgtaaatgatgtaacataa